GCGAGCTTGCGGCGGAGATCCATGAGGTAGATCGTGACCAGCAGCAGCACGGCGAAGGCAAGCGATAGGGAGGCATCGGGAAGGCGATCGCCCAGCCACGCCCCAACCTGCGCCGTCGCCATGCCAAACACCGCCAGCAGCAGAGAAACGTGCCAGTTCAGCGCACCCGTCCGCAGGTTTTGGTAGCTCCCTGACAAAGCACTCAGCAGCACACCAACCAGACTCGTCGCTGTTGCTTGCACCAGCGGCAGCCCAAAAAACGTGAGAATCGGCACCATAATCAGCCCGCCGCCAATGCCCAGTAGCCCCGACAGGGTGCCCGTCATTGTGCCCACTAAAAACAAAACCAACCAGCCGACGGGAGTATCTAACATAGCGCTCGATGGATTGCAGCGGCGAATCAGCTCCAAGTAGCCGCAAATTGACAACTGATTCTGCGCCATTCTCCTATTTCGCGCTGCTAGACGCAAACGTTTTGGTTCAATGTTCAATCTTGGTTCTATCGCCCCCTTGGTTCCCCAAAACAAAAACGGCGACACTTTCTGCCGCCGTCTTTCTTGAGCGATGCAAGGTAGGTTCGATTTAGCGTTCAGAGAAGGGCGATCGCCAGTTCCCCGCTTTTCTCAAAATGCCTTAGGACTTATGCAGTCGGATAACTTCTCACTGGCGCAGCCCGCGAGAAATTATCCAAAATCCAGAAAGCCTATCGCAAGTACGTAAGTCCTGTGCCTACAGCCTCAAAATGCCTGAACGATGTGCTGAACTAGGCGCTGCTGAACTAGGCGCTGATGGTTGCCGCAGGCTTATAGGACATTTCCTCGCGCACCGCCACCATTGCAGCCACCAGGCGATCCATTTCCTCGCGGGTGTGCAGCGCGTTGGCCGTGATCCGCAGTCGGGGCTTGGCAATGTACCAGATGGGCGAAACCCAGATGCCGTGATTGGCCACGAGCAATCGCGCAAAGTCCTTCGGATTCAGATCCGGCGGCAGCAGGACGGGCAGCACGTTGGTTTCACCAATTGCCAGGAAATCATTCTCTGCCAGACGATTCCGCAGATAGCGCGTATTGTCGTGCAGACGTTGCACCAGTTCGGGATGCTGGCGCACCTGGCGCACGGCTTCCAGCGCGGCTGCCGTCAGCGGGGGAGCCAAAGAGCAGGTGCCAATCGAAGAGGGCGACACGTTGAGAAGCGGCTTCAGTTCTGCCACGGGGCTACTGATGGCGGCACCCACCGACGCGCCAAACTTCGAGAAGGTGGTCATGATCAGCGGCGTTACGCCCTTATCCAGCGCATCTTGCGGCAAAATTCCAAAGTGTTCGTAGATGCCGCGACCCGTCGCGCCGATCGACCCGCTAGCGTGGGCTTCGTCCATGACCAGGGTGGTGTCTTCATACTTCGACATAATATCGATCATGTCGGGCAGGGGCGCGATGTCGCCATCCATCGAGAACACCGCGTCGGAGACGACCAAAATGCGATCGCCCGGCTTGGCATAGCGCTTCAGCTTGCGGGCAAAGTCTTCCATGTCGCAGTGGCGATAGGCTCGCACGCGCACCGCAGGGCTGTGGCCAAACAGCTTGCCTGACCGAGTGCCCGCATTGGCGATCGCCGACACGATGCAGCCGTGATTCAGCACATCGGTCATGATCAGCGTCTCGCGGGTGTTCTGGAACCCTGGCACCGGAATTGCCTGATGGCAAAACGCATCCATCAGCGCTTGCATGGCCATCCACGCATTTAAAAACAGTTGCGTATGACCCAGATGCTTAAAGGCAGAGATTTCATCTTCAAGCTGGCGGTGCAGGTCGATTCGTCCGCTCAGCACCGAGGTCGAACTGTTCGACGTGCCAAATTGCAGAATCGCGTCGATGGCTGCCTGCTTGACTGCGGGGCTTTGCACCAGACCCAGCACATCGTTTGTGCAGAAGGTCAGCACCATGCGGCGGCGGCCCGTATCGGCCTCTTCAATTTCTACCAGGTTGCCCTGCTTGCGATGGCAGATATATTCATCCGGGTCTAGCCCGCTCTCATACCAGCGCTGAACGTATTCCTTGATAACTTGCACAGTAAACTCCCCTCACCTAACTTAATTGAGTAGCGTATCTCCTCTAGCCCCTCGGATGATTAGACTTGGCTTAACTCATTGCTGCTGAATACATGCTGCTAAGTTCATGCTGCTAAGTCCATTGGCGCTATATCGACACTCGTGAAACCTGGTTGAGCTTTTGGGTGAATTCTCGACCTCTGGCGCTGCTCCGGCGGCGCTTTTTGATAATTACAATAAGAGTTTTCCTTTACTCTGCCAGAAGGAGATTAATCTATGTCTTGAGATTGTTACAGTTCACCCCTCCCATTGGAAGTGTCCACCGAACGCCTTGCCGAGTCTGCCAAAACAGGCTCAGGCTGCGGTATTTCTCCTTCACTACTGGTTGCTACATCTGCTTGGGCGATCGCTCCAGAAAACGACTCAGAGAATCCCTGAGACTGTTGCAGAAACTGCTCATACTGCCGCAAAAAGACGCGCTGGAGCGCAATGATCGCTGGATTGATTTCCACGTAGCGTCGCTTGGGATCTGACGTGAAAACCCGCTGCTCGCTCTCCATCATCTCCACATCTTGCAGGAGAAATTTCATAAACACAAACCGCCGCACGAACAGCATCAGCGGCTTGCGGATGGGACGCACCAACCACTGCGGCAGGGGCAGCTTGAGGAACAGGATCGAGAAGGAGCGAGTTTCCTTAGGCCCCACGGGCAACCGATTGAGGTAGAGCGAGGACACGCCCTCCAGCGAACTGGTGTAGTGCGGATATTGGTAATGAACCGAGACGATGCGAGTGGTTTTGCCGCCGTCTTCGCTCAGCCCCAGTGCTTTGGTCATCCAGCCGTCATAGTTCACCTCATACTCTGCCAGAACGGAATTGGGCGACTCCTTTAGCTTGAGCAATTTCGGGTCGTACCAGCCCTGGAGGTTTTCGTGCAGATAGCCGTGAAACACATCCATCGTGTTCTCGTTGCAAATCGAGAAATGGGCGTGGAAATGTCCCGGAATGGGGATTTGAAAATAGGCAGGGTCGTCGTATTCCGGCATATGGGGCATGGCGACCTGTTCCGCTAGGGACGGAGCACCCGGAAACACCCAGAGAATGCCATAGCGCTCTCGCGTTGGGTAGCTGCGGGCTTGGGCGCAGGGCAGTTTTTGATTGGGCGGCAGATAGGGAATATGGGCACATTGCCCGTCTGAGTTGAATTCCCAGCCGTGATAGGGGCACACCAGGCGATCGCCCTTGACCTTGCCCTTGTGTAGCTCTACCCCTTTGTGAGGGCAGGCATCCTCCATCGCGTAGACCTGTCCATCGGGGGTGCGGTAGAGGGCGATCGCCTGCTGCCAGACCACCACTTGCGCCACCTGACCCGGCTGCAAATCTTCAGCCCAGTAAACGGGATACCAGTAGTTGGGGTTGATGCCGACCTCACGCACCGCGTTGTGGACGGTATGCCCCCTCAGTGTTGTTGCTAATTCCATCGAGCTTTCTGATACGTGAATCGAACTCGAACGCGCTTCCAAAGAGGTCGTTGTTTCTAGTGATCCAGCCATTGCTGCTGGAATTTCGGAAAGCCTCAGAACCCTGCGCCAGACTCTACGCACCGGAACTGTGAAACCCGCCACGCCGCCCAAAAAGATCTGAGCAGATCGTGGAATGTAAACATACTTACCTAAATGTAAACATACTTATTTATCCTTGGTTGGAATGTGTAAGTCAATCCATTTGTACAAGATTGACCCAAACGGGTGAACCGCCGACCAAGAAATCGACTAAGAAATCGACCAAGAAAACGCTGAGCGACGCTGAACCGGGATGCATCAGGTGAAGATAGCCCTTATGACGCGATCGCCCTAGATCAGGTTCCATCCAGCCTCCACAATAAGTCCCTTGCTGCTCTGCAAAGAAACGAATCGCGAGAGCATATTAAAGTGGCTCGAAACCCTTGTCTCGAGCCGCAGAGATGAATAAAACGAGCGGAAACCAAGTGAAAACTGTACTAGCCATGTAGCGTGTGGTGCTATGGCAGGTTGTGCAATGTGTCCCGCTCGGACCACTATCGGTCAACCGAACCCATAATCACGTCGATGCTGCCCAAAATGGCCACCACGTCTGCCACCTTCACGCCCTTCAGCAGGTGAGGCAGGATTTGCAGATTGTTGAAGTCGGCGGCGCGAATCTTGAACCGCCAGGGAAACACATTGTCATCGCCGATCACGTAGATGCCGATTTCGCCTTTGCCGCTTTCAATGCGGACGTAGTTTTCACCCCTGGGAATCTTGAACGTTGGCGCAACTTTTTTGCCGATGAACTGATAGTCAAAGCTGTTCCACTCCGACTTTGGGCCAGCATTCATCCGCTGGGCTTCCAGGTTTTCGTAGGGGCCACCCGGCAAGCCTGCCAGGGCCTGGCGAATGATCTTGACCGACTCGCGCATTTCGCGAATCCGCACCAGGTAACGCGCCAGACAGTCTCCCGCGGTTTCCCAATGAATTTCCCAGTCAAAGTCGTCGTAGGACTCGTAGTGATCGACCTTGCGGAGATCCCACTTGACCCCCGAAGCTCGCAGCATTGGGCCAGACAACCCCCAGTTAATCGCATCTTCGCGGGTGATGGTGCCAATACCCTCGACGCGGCGGCGGAAGATCGGGTTATTGGTAATCAGCTTCTCGTATTCATCGACCTTTGGCAGGAAGTAGTCGCAAAAGTCGGCGCACTTGTCCACCCAGCCGTAGGGCAGGTCAGCCGCAATGCCGCCAATTCGCCAGTAGTTGTTGTTCACCATGCGGTAGCCGGTCGCAGCTTCCCACAGGTCATAGATCATTTCCCGTTCGCGGAAAATATAGAAGAAGGGCGTTTGGGCCCCCACGTCTGCCAGGAAGGGGCCAAGCCACAGCAGGTGGTTGGCGATGCGGTTTAGCTCCAGCATGATGACGCGGATGTAGCTGGCTCGCTTGGGCACGGGCACGTCAGCCAGCTTTTCGATGGCATTGACGACAACCGCTTCGTTGAACATGCCCGCTGCGTAGTCCCATCGGCTGACGTAGGGCACGTACATCACAGGCGTGCGGCTTTCGGCAATTTTTTCCATGCCGCGATGCAGATAGCCAATCACAGGTTCACAGTCCACCACGTCTTCCCCGTCCAGAGTGACGATGAGCCGCAACACCCCGTGCATCGAGGGGTGATGGGGACCCATGTTGAGCACCATGGGTTCGGTTTTGGTTTCGATCATGGCCATAGGCGAACCGTCTCCTGAACTCGGTTAGGGGCTAATCGCGGCGATCGCCGCACTTGTACAAACACCAGACTGTTGCGTTCTCTTAAGATTATGCGGGATTTTCTAGATTTCTGCGATACGGGTTTTTGATGGAAGGTTAAGCCAGAGGTAATCGAACCAGATCTCGGGCCAGATCAGCTAGAAATTCCGCCGTTAGAGCTTAATTGTCGCACCTTGAAGCGTGTGGCATGGTTTGAGAGGAGCTTTGCCAGATCAGTTCGGATGGGTTTCAGCCTCATACTTCAGGATGTCTTTGTCACACTTAGCACTTCAGGATGTTCTCAGCACACTCAGATTGTTCTCAGCTATTTGTGGGAATGTACGGTTTGAGTAGTTCGCCTGAGCAATTCGCTTGAGCAATTCGCTTGAGTAATTTGCTTGAGCGATCGGTTTGGGTTCTCGGTTTCAGTAGATTATGGGCAATCATAAGGGGTGCTTCGTCAAGAACGCTGCGGGAACTCGGCGTTATCTGTACGGCGTTACCCATGCAACAGTTAGCGAGACAACAGTTAGCGAAAGGGCTGGCTGATATACCTATGGCTTACCTATAGGGTTTACCGATATCGCTTACCTGGGCGATCGCGCTGGATTAGGCATTGGGATAGACCGAGAACGTGGGAGAAGACTGACGGCCTGGAGATTTCTGAGCCATTCTCAAATCCTTTTTGGTCTTGGATTCGTATCTAATGGGGACAGTGTACTGCTTTACACTTGGCTGAGCAAAGCTTGTAACGCTTGGCACGTTAGGACATTGGGTTTGGAATAGCGGTTTTGCTTAATCGCCGATGTCAGATTGAGGACTCATCTTCTATGACTACTTCTGAAATTCGTCGTCAGCAGGTGTCCCGATCCAGACCTGCGCCGATGCGTCCGCAGTTGACGACGCTGATTTTGCTGAGCGTGGTGGCGATCGCCTTTGTGATTGTGGCGCTCTGGTTTGCGGGCCAGGGCACGATTAGCAAAATCTTCGCCCAGATCAACGCGATTCAGCAGAATCCCCCGCTGTGGCTAGAAGTGCCGATGGTGACGGGGCAATACCTGCTAGTGCCCACCGTGGCGCTGTTTCTGCTGGTGATGGGGGTGATGGCGCTGTCCCCCCGTCCGCGTCCCTGGTCGCGAACCGTGGTGGTGACGATTTTGCTGGTGCTGACGGTGCGCTATGTGCTGTGGCGAGTGGCCAGCACGCTAAACCTGAATACGCCGCTAAATGGGGTGTTTAGCCTGGGGCTGCTGTTTTTGGAACTATTGATGCTGAGCAGCGCGATTATCCAACTGACGCTGATGCTGAAGGTGCGCGATCGCCGTTCCGAAGCCGATGCCCTTTCCCAAGCCGTGCAAACCGGCCAGTACACGCCAACCGTCGATATTTTCATCCCCACCTACAACGAACCCGCCTTTATCCTCAAGCGCACGGTCATCGGCTGTCAGGCGATCGACTATCCGGCTAAAACGGTTTATTTGCTAGACGACACGCGCCGTCCCGAAATCCAGGCGCTAGCGGCGGATCTGGGCTGCGAATATATCACCCGCCCCGACAATCGCCACGCCAAAGCAGGCAACCTAAACAACGCCCTGCCCCGCACCACTGGGGAACTGATTGTGGTCTTCGATGCGGACTTTGTGCCCACGCGCAATTTCCTGATCCGCACGGTCGGTTTTTTCCAAGATCCGCAGGTGGCACTAGTGCAAACACCGCAGACCTTTTACAACACCGACCCGATTGCCTACAACCTGGGGCTGGAAGACGTACTCACGCCTGAAGAAGAGGTGTTTTATCGCCAGATTCAGCCAATTCGCGACGGGGCGGGTAGCGTTATCTGTTCGGGTACATCCTTCGTGGTGCGGCGCAGCGTGCTGGATGAAATCGGCGGCTTTGTCACCGATTCCCTCAGTGAAGATTATTTCACGGGCATTCGCATTTCGGCTCAGGGCTATCGTCTGGTGTATCTGGACGAAAAGCTGAGTGCTGGTCTGGCAGCAGAAAATATAGCCTCCCACGCGCTCCAACGGCTGCGCTGGGCCCAGGGCACGCTGCAAGCCTTTTTCATTCAGGCGAATCCGCTGACGATTCGGGGGCTGCGGCCGTTGCAGCGGCTGGCGCACTTGGAGGGGCTGCTGCACTGGTTTACCAGCATTTCCCGCGTTGGCTATTTGCTGATGCCGCTGGCCTATTCGTTTTTGGGCGTGATTCCGCTACGGGCGACGGCGGCGGAGCTGATGTATTTCTTTTTGCCCTACTATCTGGTGCAGCTTGCGGTGTTTTCCTGGCTGAACTATCGATCGCGCTCGGCAGTGCTGTCGGACATTTACTCGCTGGCGCTGGCTGTGCCCCTGGCAGCGACGGTTGTAAAGGTGATGCTGAATCCGTTTTCCAAGGGGTTCAAGGTCACGCCAAAGGGCACTGCGAGCGATCGCTTTACGTTTAACTGGAACCTGGCCGCGCCGATTCTGATTTTCTTTGTGCTGACGGCCATTAGCCTATGGGTGAATCTGGGCATGTGCATGATCAAGGGCGCATGGCAACAGACTGTTACGCCAGAAGAGGCGATGGTGGTGAAAGGCATCGGGCTGGGCTGGCTGTGGAGCCTGTATAACCTGATGATGCTGGGGATTGCGCTGCTGATTTTGCTGGATGCGCCGCGCCCCAGTCCCTATGAATGGTTTGACCTGCGCCGGACGGTGCGCCTGCAAGTGGGCGATCGCTCGTTTTACGGCATCACCACCATGATTTCTGAAGTGGGCGCAGAGGTCGCCCTTACACAAGCAGGCTTTCCGCCCCCGTCGCCGGATTTGCCGCCCGTGCAGATCGAGCTATTGGAAGAAAGCCTGACGCTCTGGGGATTGGTGGAACGGACGGGCACAAGCGACGAATTTCCCACCGTGCGGATTCTGTTTGAAGAAATGAGCCTGGAACAGCAGCGCCGCTTGGTGGAAGTCTTGTTCTGCCGTCCGGGGCAGTGGAAAACGCGGCAGTCGCCTGGCGAGTTTCAGTCGCTCTGGCTGCTGCTGCGTGCGTTGCTGAAGCCGAGGGTGTTGTTTGGGCGAAATGCAGACGTGAGTCCGGTGCCTGTGGCAAAAGTCTGAGGGATTAACGACCCAAGGCGGATAGCGCAAACCCTGCACACAGCAGCAGGCTACTCCAAAAATGCAGCGAGACGGCGATGAACTTGCAGTTGCTGACGCGGGCGGGTTTGTCGTGGTTGGCGAGGACGTGACGGCAGAGATGGAGCGCGGGCGGCAGGCTGGCAAAGATGAGCAGCGTCCAGATGGGAAATAGCCCTGTGATGACAAATAGCACCGTTAGCCCGTAGAGGCTGCCGCAGAGCCACGGGAGCAACTGCGCCGAACGACGAGTGCCCAGGCGCACGATGGGCGATCGCTTTCCGGCGGCGGCATCGTCTGCGACCTGGTGAAAGTGGGAGCAGAACAAAATCAGGCTGGTGCTGATGCCCAAAATGATGGATGCGGCCAGGCTTGTCCATGACCCCGACTGGCTCTGGCTATAGTAGGCGGCGGACACGCCCAGCGGCCCAAAGGCGAAGAAGCAGAGGATTTCGCCCAGCCCTTGATAGCCCAGGCGGAAGGGTGGACCCTGATAGACATAACCCAGTCCGCAGCAGAGCAAGACGAGACCCAGAACCGTAGGATCTTGCTGAATCCAGGAAATAGAAATGATGCCTGAAATTCCCAGGATTAAACAAACATTGGCGATCGCAAAAATCAGAGACTTATTTTTCGTTAGATTCACCAAAGAATGATGCTTGTTCTGATCGATTCCGGTTTCCGAATCAAACACATCGTTGCTTAGATTTTCCCAGATCAAAATTAAAATTGCGGCCGCTAAAAATGTGATCAAAATATCCCATTGAAGCGATCGCTTTTCAAAATAGGCGATCGCCGTTCCCAGCGCAATCGGCATAATCGCAACGCTATACATGGGTGGCTTCAGGGCTGCCATCCAGAGCTTTTTGGCAGGCGGCTTGGCGAGCTGCTCTGGGTGGGGGCCGACCGCAGACCCAGCGCTGAGTGTCGGTTCTAGGGAGTGAAGGTTTGTGGAGGGAGTGTGTCGGGTCGGTTTGGTCGTCATTGCCGGCGGGTAACTGCTGGAAGCCTCATTATTCTACGATTTTCCGCCTCTCCGATTGGTCGTGGCGACCTGTTGGAACTGTAAAGAGTTGTGACTGATGTTGCGGGCGATCGCCCCTTGCCCAAACGCTTGATGGGCCTTGGCTTTGTCGGAGACAATCGTCGGCTTCATTAGATCTTATGGGCCGGTGGCTAGACTTTGCCCAAGTATGTTACCTGTAGTAGACAGGCTGCGCCCGCCATTGCTGTTTTACTGCTCACCTTTATCGAACCGTTTTACCATTGACTCATGCCAGTCGCACCCCGACCGATTGAACCTGTTCAAGATTGCAAAAGTTTATATAAACTCCTTTTCCAATGCCAGAAGCATATCAAACAAGTCCTAGATTCTGAGCATCAATCTGGTTGCAATTGGGTCAGCATTTCTCAGGAGATTGAGGCGGTTGATCCACTGCTGGCTCTACATCAATTTAATCTCTCTGATCAGCCCCATTTCTACTTTGAAAAACCCTACGAAGGCGAGGCCGTAGCGGCTTTCGGGAAAACTTTGTCGCTCAGCACGGGGGGCGATCGCCGCTTTTTAAGAACTCAGCAATTTCTCAAGCACAGCTTAATTGGGATGCCTCGTTTCATGGCAACTCATGGGGTGGAAACTGCGCCAATGGGCATCACTTCCCCAGCGGATCTTCGCTGTTTTTGTAGTTACACCTTTTTTGATGAGCCTAGATCACTTCATTCACCATTTGCCTCTGCCATGATCTTGCTGCCAGAGTGGCAGATTTTGCGCCAGCCAGATCGCTGTTTGGCAACCGCAAATATAGCGCTGGATGCTGATACTAATGTGACCATGCTAACCGATGCACTCTGGCGCAAGTTTCAAAAAATTCAGCAGGCAAACTATTCCTTATTAAACTTTGCGGGCAGTGAGGCGATCGCCCCCCCATCCTGGGAATTTTTAGAAATTAATGATTTCCAAAAAACGGTTGAAAAAGCACTCCGCTCGATTCATCAAAATCGCCTGCAAAAACTGGTGCTGTCTCACGCGGTTGACGTGATTTCTCGCCGTCCATTCGACTGGCTTTTTTCCCTGCATCATCTGCGGCAGCTTTATCCCGATTGCTATATCTTTTCGGTGAACCAGGGCGGCAGCAAGACCTTTATCGGAGCCAGCCCCGAACGACTGGTCAGTGTGCGGAATCAGCGCCTCACGACTGATGCGCTGGCGGGGTCTGCGCCGCGAGGCCGCACAGCAGACGAAGATGCGAGGCTGGGATACACCCTGCTGAACACGCCCAAAGAGCGGCACGAACATCAGGTGGTGGTGGACTTTTTGCGCGATCGCCTGCTCTGTCTTGGGCTATCCCCCCAGATGCCCGCCGCCCCCGACCTGCTGCGCTTGTCGAATATTCAGCATTTGCACACGCCCATTCATGCCCACCTGCCTGCCCGACTGCACCCGCTGGAACTGGTGGACGCGCTGCACCCCACGCCCGCCGTGGCTGGGCTGCCCCGCGATATCGCCTGTGAGGAAATTCGCCGTTCTGAGGGCTTTGGGCGATCGCTCTACGCCGCACCCCTGGGCTGGGTCGATGCGGCGGGCAATGCGGAATTTATCGTCGGCATCCGTTCGGCCTTGCTAGAGGGCGATCGCGCTCGGCTGTATGCAGGTGCAGGCATCGTCGCCGGATCGGACCCTGCCCGCGAACTGGCTGAAGTTAAGCTAAAGCTGCAAGCGCTGCTCAAGGCACTGGTCTAGATGTTCTGTTCTAAAGCGCGATGTGCAACTTTCAATCTGCCCTCATCCCCCAACCCCTTCTCCCAAGTCGGGAGAAGGGGAGCAAGAAAGACGCTTTGGGAAATATATTGCCGTATTGCTCACTAGCCTTCTCCCAAGTCGGGAGAAGGGGAGCAAGAAAGGCTTGAAGTCTCTCTCCCGCTCTGGGAGAAGGATTTAGGGTGAGGGGGATCGGCAAAGTTGCACATCCCTTGGTTTAAAGTTGGATATAAGCGTTGCCCTAGTTTCTGCTGCAAGCCCCCAACTCGCCTTGAGAGAGCCTTTTATGGTGACAGTGCCAGTTGCCAAGCCAATTAGCCAAATGCACCTGGCACCGGGCAGTGTAGTCAGCATTTCTGGCCTGTCCTGGGAAGAGTTTGAATGTCTTTTGGAAGAGCTAGGCACACGGCGGGCTGCCCGAATTGCCTACAGCAATGGCACGCTGGAGATTATGGTTCCTTTGCCCGAACATGAACGACCAACCGAGCTAATCTCAGATCTGGTCAAGCAACTGCTGAGCGCGACTGGGCAGGATTACGAACCCTTTGGGTCAACGACATTCAAACGAGAAGGCATCGCTGGGGTTGAGCCAGATGCTTGTTTTTACATTCAGCACGCGCCGCAAATGCGGGGTCGGCGGCGGCTGCAACCGGGCGATCCGCCGCCCGATTTGGCAATTGAATATGTGCATTACGTGACAGATATAACTTCCGTGATGACGCTAGCGGCTTATGAGGCGATCGCCGTTCCAGAACTGTGGGTTTATGCCAATGGAAACCTGACCTTTTACATCCTGCATGATGGGCATTATGTGGAATCTGAATATAGCCCAACGTTTCCTGAGCTTCCAGTTAAGCAGATGATTCTAGAGGCTGTGGCGCAGGTGTGGACAGTCGGCACGCCTGCGGCGCTCCAGGCGTTTCAGATGGCGCTGAGAGCGTGGCTGCAAAAAAGCGACCGATCAGAAGTCTAGCTCCTCAAACAGTTCCGCGACCGCGAGGGAAAACCCCGGCACAACCGATTCGCCCTCCAGCGAGTCTTGGAGCCGCAGCAGGCGATCGGGGCTGGGGCTGTGGTAGACCAGCACGTACTGCTCATCCGGGTGAATCACCCATACTAGGCGAGTTTCGTTTTCAAAATATTCGACGATTTTTTCGTGAATTTCTTCGACCGTGTTGCTGGGCGACAAGACTTCCACTGCCAGATCTGGCGCACCCTGAAAGAAGCCCTTGGGCAGCCGCCGCAGCCCTTGCAGCCGATCTTTAGCCACGAAGGACACATCGGGCGATCGCCGATTGCCGTTTTTCATCGCAAAGGCGGTGCTAGAGTCACAAACTCGGCCCAATTTGTGCGTGCGAACATACAGCGATAGGCTACCTCCCAAAAAGCTGCCAATTTCGCCATGTTCCATTCCTGAGTTGCCCATATCAATGAGTTCTCCGTTCACCAGTTCGTAGCGGTGGCCGTCCTGCGGCAGCGCCATAAATTCTGCATCGGTCCAGACCTTGGGTTCAGAGGCGGGCTGGATCGATAGACCGGATTCCGCTTTGGGTTCGTTTTTGGGTTCGTTTTTGGGTTCGTTGGATGCGAGGGTCATCGGGGAGGCCTCCATTCACGGTTGGGATGGCGCTAGACTTCCTGGGGCGTTTCGCTCCAAAGCTGTGTGGTTTGGCGCAGGCTGATGAAGTCGCCATTGCCTAAGATTAGATGATCCAGCAGCGGGATGCCCAAGACCTGTGCGCCTTGCAGCAGTTGGCGGGTGAGGGCGATGTCTTCTGGGCTGGGTTCCAGGTTTCCCGATGGATGGTTGTGGGCGATGATGGCGCGGGTTGCGCCCCGGCGAATCACTTCGCGGAAGATTTCGCGGGGATGGGCGAGGGTTTCTGTGGCCGTGCCAATGCTGATCAGTTGGGTTCCCAGCAGGCGGTGCTTGATATCCAGCAGCACGACGGCAAAGCGCTCTTGGGGTTGCCACATGAGGTCCTGGCTGAGGACGGCGGCCGCCACGGCGGGGTCGTCTACGATGGTGCGATCGCCCGGTCGGGACTGAAACACCCGCTTGCCCAGTTCGATCGCCGCCAAAATGGTCGTTGCCTTTGCTTCGCCGACTCCGTTGATCTGCATCAACTCCTGAGGCGCAACATGCTGCAAGGCGGCCAGTCCGTTGCCGTGGCTCTCTTCCAGGGTTTTTAGAATCAGATTGCCCAGGCCCACGGCCGACAGTTTGCCCGGCCCCTGGCCGGTTCCCAGCAGGATGGCAAGTAGCTCCGGGGCGGAAAGTTGCTTCGCTCCATAGGCTAGCAGCCGCTCGCGGGGACGTTCGCTTTGCGGCAGGTCGGCGATCCGTAGGCTGTAGGTCATGCAGGTGGGTGCGGGTAGATGCAGAGAGCGGAGGGGCGATCGCCTGCAGCAGTTGCGGGTCTTCTCCGCAGGCGACCGATTTTCCTGATTCTCCTAGTCTTCCCTTAATTTCCTCGTCCTAGTCAAAGGGACGATGGCTTTAATTCAGGGGGCGATCGCGCT
The Thermoleptolyngbya sichuanensis A183 DNA segment above includes these coding regions:
- a CDS encoding Uma2 family endonuclease, with product MVTVPVAKPISQMHLAPGSVVSISGLSWEEFECLLEELGTRRAARIAYSNGTLEIMVPLPEHERPTELISDLVKQLLSATGQDYEPFGSTTFKREGIAGVEPDACFYIQHAPQMRGRRRLQPGDPPPDLAIEYVHYVTDITSVMTLAAYEAIAVPELWVYANGNLTFYILHDGHYVESEYSPTFPELPVKQMILEAVAQVWTVGTPAALQAFQMALRAWLQKSDRSEV
- the radC gene encoding RadC family protein; translation: MTYSLRIADLPQSERPRERLLAYGAKQLSAPELLAILLGTGQGPGKLSAVGLGNLILKTLEESHGNGLAALQHVAPQELMQINGVGEAKATTILAAIELGKRVFQSRPGDRTIVDDPAVAAAVLSQDLMWQPQERFAVVLLDIKHRLLGTQLISIGTATETLAHPREIFREVIRRGATRAIIAHNHPSGNLEPSPEDIALTRQLLQGAQVLGIPLLDHLILGNGDFISLRQTTQLWSETPQEV
- a CDS encoding Uma2 family endonuclease; the protein is MALPQDGHRYELVNGELIDMGNSGMEHGEIGSFLGGSLSLYVRTHKLGRVCDSSTAFAMKNGNRRSPDVSFVAKDRLQGLRRLPKGFFQGAPDLAVEVLSPSNTVEEIHEKIVEYFENETRLVWVIHPDEQYVLVYHSPSPDRLLRLQDSLEGESVVPGFSLAVAELFEELDF
- the menA gene encoding 2-carboxy-1,4-naphthoquinone phytyltransferase — protein: MAALKPPMYSVAIMPIALGTAIAYFEKRSLQWDILITFLAAAILILIWENLSNDVFDSETGIDQNKHHSLVNLTKNKSLIFAIANVCLILGISGIISISWIQQDPTVLGLVLLCCGLGYVYQGPPFRLGYQGLGEILCFFAFGPLGVSAAYYSQSQSGSWTSLAASIILGISTSLILFCSHFHQVADDAAAGKRSPIVRLGTRRSAQLLPWLCGSLYGLTVLFVITGLFPIWTLLIFASLPPALHLCRHVLANHDKPARVSNCKFIAVSLHFWSSLLLCAGFALSALGR
- a CDS encoding isochorismate synthase — encoded protein: MGITSPADLRCFCSYTFFDEPRSLHSPFASAMILLPEWQILRQPDRCLATANIALDADTNVTMLTDALWRKFQKIQQANYSLLNFAGSEAIAPPSWEFLEINDFQKTVEKALRSIHQNRLQKLVLSHAVDVISRRPFDWLFSLHHLRQLYPDCYIFSVNQGGSKTFIGASPERLVSVRNQRLTTDALAGSAPRGRTADEDARLGYTLLNTPKERHEHQVVVDFLRDRLLCLGLSPQMPAAPDLLRLSNIQHLHTPIHAHLPARLHPLELVDALHPTPAVAGLPRDIACEEIRRSEGFGRSLYAAPLGWVDAAGNAEFIVGIRSALLEGDRARLYAGAGIVAGSDPARELAEVKLKLQALLKALV